GGACCAGTTCCTCGGCGCCCATGTGCGCCGGGTGACCGGTCGCAAGAACCTTCACGTCTGGGCCGGCGAATGCCATGTGCACGCAGGGATCAACGGCGACGAACTCGCCGATCAGGCCCGCACCCACCCGGATGCCGAACTCTACGTGCATCCGGAATGTGGTTGCGCCACTTCGGCTCTGTATTTGGCAGGCGAAGGTGCGTTCCCCGAGGACAGGGTCAAGATCTTGTCCACCGGCGGAATGCTGGACGCGGCCCGCGAGACCCGGGCGCGCCAGGTGCTGGTCGCGACCGAGGTCGGGATGCTGCACCAGTTGCGCCGCGCCGCACCGGAAGTCGATTTCCAAGCGGTCAACGACCGGGCGTCGTGCAAGTTCATGAAGATGATCACCCCGGCGGCGTTATTACGCTGCCTCGTGGAAGGCAAGGACGAAGTCGACGTCGATCCCGAGACCGCCCGTCTGGCCCGTGCCAGCGTGCTGCGGATGATCGAGATCGGACAACCCGGCGGCGGCGAGTGACGCGCCGGGCCGCCTGCGGCGGCTCAGGCCGTCTAGCTGGCTACTGGCAGCAGCGTGCCGATGTCGTCGTCATCGGCACCGGTGTGGCGGGTCTGTGCGCCGCGCTCGCCGCGCACCGTCGGGGCCAGAAGGTGATGGTACTAAGCAAGGCCGGCGACACCGCCACGTTCTACGCGCAGGGTGGCATCGCGGTCGTGTTGCCGGAAGTCCTTCGGGAAGAAGGCGATTCGGTCGACGCGCATGTAGCCGACACGTTGGCGGCGGGGGCCGGTTTGTGTGACCCGGAAGCGGTGCGTTCCATCGTCGCCGATGGCTACCGCGCGGTGCGTGATCTCGTCGAAGACGGTGCGCGCTTCGACGAAGCGGCACCCGGACAGTGGTCCCTGACGCGTGAGGGTGGTCATTCGCGCAGGCGGATCATCCACGCCGGAGGCGACGCAACCGGTGCGGAAGTGCAGCGTGCCCTCGACGTCGCCGCCGCTCGGTTGGACATCCGACGCAGCCACGTCGCGCTGGAGATTCTGCACGAAGACGGCGCGGTCACCGGTGTCCTGACGCTCAACGACGATGGCCCAGGAATCATTCACACCCGATCGGTGATCTTGGCGACCGGCGGATTGGGGCACCTCTACTCGGCGACCACGAATCCCGACGGTTCCACCGGTGACGGCGTGGCGCTGGCGATGTGGGCCGGGCTGCCGGTATCCGATCTCGAGTTCATCCAGTTCCACCCGACCATGCTGTTCGACGGGCATGCCGGCGGGAGACGGCCGCTGATCACCGAGGCGGTTCGTGGTGAAGGGGCGGTCCTTGTCGACTCAAGAGGTCGCTCGGTGACCGAAGGAGTGCACCCGATGGGCGACCTTGCGCCGCGCGACATCGTCGCCGCTGCGATCAACGCCCGGATGACCGAGACCGGTGACCCCTGTGTCTACCTCGACGCGCGCGGCATCAAGAGCTTCAAGAAACGCTTTCCCACGGTCACGGCGGCATGCCGGGATGCTGGTATCGATCCGACGCGTCAAGCCATCCCCGTGGTCCCGGGTGCGCACTACAGCTGCGGCGGAGTGGTGACCGATGTGCATGGGCGCACCGAACTGGCGGGTCTTTTCGCGGCGGGGGAGGTGGCCCGCACCGGGATGCACGGCGCGAACCGGCTGGCCTCCAACAGCCTGCTCGAAGGCCTCGTCGTCGGTGGCCGGGCCGGAATGGCCGCAGCCGCACACGCTTCGGACGCCGGGACCACTACCGCGGCAGCGCCTGAGTCCACGACTCGACGCGCACTGCCGAGGGGCGATCTGCAGCGGGCGATGACGCGGTATGCGGCGGTGGTCCGAGACGATGCCGGCCTGCGTTCGCTGGGACATGCCTTGGAGACCGCGACTCCGCGGAAGCTCAACTCGCGCAGGGATTTCGAAGATGTTGCGCTGACATGCACGGCGGGTGCGGTGATGACGGCCGCGTTGGAGCGCACCGAATCGCGGGGTTGTCACCACCGCGCCGACTATCCGGATGCCGACCCGACGATGGCCCGCAGTCTGGTGCCCGCGGTGGTGTGCGCCTGATGGAACTGACTGCCGATGAACTGACCGAGGCTCGCAAGGTGATCGCCCGCGGACTGGAGGAGGACCTGCGGTACGGCCCGGATGTCACCACGCTGGCGACAGTCGGCGCGGATGCCACGACGACCGCGTCTATGGTCGCCAGGCAACCCGGCGTCATCGCCGGTGTGGACATCGCGCTGCTGGTACTCGACGAGGTGATCGGTGCAGGCGGGTACGTCGTCAAGCATCGTGTCGACGACGGTGAGCGGCTCGACGCGGGCGGGGTGGTGCTGGCCGTCGAAGCGCCGACGCAGGGCTTGCTGACCGCCGAGCGGACCACGCTGAACCTGGTGTGTCACCTGTCGGGTATCGCCACCACGACCGCACAGTGGGTGGCCGCCGTCGCGGGTACCGGAGCCAAGATCCGGGACACCCGCAAAACGTTGCCCGGACTGCGGGCTCTGCAGAAGTACGCGGTCCGAGTCGGCGGCGGTGTGAACCACCGGATGGGGCTGGGCGACGCCGCGCTGATCAAGGACAACCACGTCGCGGCCGCAGGCTCGGTGGTGGCCGCGCTGCGTGCCGTACGGGCGGCCGCACCGGATCTGCCATGCGAGGTGGAGGTCGACTCCCTGGAGCAACTCGACGAGGTGTTCGCCGAGAACCTGGGGGATCAGGCCCTCGTGCTGCTCGACAACTTCCCGGTCTGGCAGACACAGATCGCGGTGCAGCGCCGTGATGCGCGCTCTCCTGCAACCGAGCTGGAGTCCTCGGGCGGATTGTCGCTCGATACGGCAGCCGAGTACGCCGGTACCGGCGTGGACTACCTGGCGGTCGGTGCGCTCACCCACTCGGTGACCGTGCTGGACATCGGGCTGGATCTCTAATCAGCACAAGCCATTACGATGGCGCATCGTGAACGTCGTCTCGCGCCGCCTCGTGGTGCTGACCATCATCAGCCTGGTCGTGGCGGTTGCCGCGCTCGGGGTGGCCGCCTGGTCGCTGTACCGGTCGGACCCCGCGAACAGGGACTATGACGCGGCACAGGTCGCCGACGCCAAGGCCAGGGCCTGTACGGCGGTCGACGTCGTGCGGCGGGGTGTTTCGCTCAATACCAACCTGATGCCGGCGGGCGGGGCGGGTGACGTCACCGGCGCGCAGGCGGTGGCAGCCAACGCGCGGGTCTCGCTGAACGACGGCGGCCAGTACCTGATCGCGCGGCTGGACCCCGCGACTCCGGAAAATCTGGCCGCCAAGGTCCGCGAGTTCGCCGACAACTTGATGGATATCGGTGCGCACGCGACGGCCGGCGTCACGAACGACGATTCCGCGCAGGCGCAGCGACTGAAGGATGCGGACGAGGCGAACACCAGCCTCGAGCAGTTGTGCAAATAGCTATCTGGCGAGCAGTGTGCGCGCGCCCGCTTTCGCGGCGTCGAGTGCGGCACTGTCACCCGCGATGCGCGAGAGGATGAGCGCCCCTTCGAGCAGCGCGATGACGGCGAGCGCCGTCTCATTGGCGTCGGCCTCGGCCCAGCCGTCATCGCGCAGTCGGTCCGCGATGGCCATCTGCCACGCGTGAAATGCCCGAGACGATGCTTCACGAACGAGCGGGCTGGCGTTCACCGATTCGGTCGCGATCGGTTCGATGGGGCAGCCGTCGCGCCGGTCCATCGCCAGCCCCGAGGACATCAGATCGATCCAGCCGTCGACGATGTCGGACACCGGCAATCCGCTGCTGAGGAACTGCCGCAGTCGCGTCTCGATGTCGGTTCCGGCGGTGTCCACCACGGCGGCGGCCAACTGCTGTTTGCCGTCGGGAAAGTGGTGGTACAGCGATCCGGCCTTGACGTCAGCGGTCTCCAAGATCTGATTCACGCCGGTTGCGGCATAGCCCTGCCTGCGAAAGAGCATGGCGGCGGCGTCCACGAGTGCGGTGCGGCTCCGATCGGGGCGGGGCATCCCTTGACTTTACTTGAAAGGTCACTCAAGAATACTTGAACAGTCGCTAAAGAAGGGGCGCCGATGCAACAGCTGGTATTCGAGGAGATGGGCGCATACGCCTGGCGCGAAACCGCCGAGCCCGAGATCCAAGCTCCTGAGCAGGCCATAGTTCGCCCGTCGGTGGTGGCGTGTTGCGACCTCGACGTGGCCGTCGCGCAGGGCAGGCTTCCGATGCCGCCCGGACATGCCATCGGGCACGAGGGTATCGGTGAGGTCGTCGCCGTGGGGGATGCCGTACAGGGTGTGGCGCCCGGCGACCAGGTTGTGATTCCGTTCCAGATCAGCTGCGGGCAATGCCGCGAATGCCGAAGGGGAGTGACGGGATCGTGCGGCGCGGTGCCGCTGATGGCCATGTACGGAATGGCGCCGCTCGCCGGGTTCGACGGCGGTGGATTCATGGCCGATCTGGTGCACGTGCCGTACGCCGACGCAATGCTGGTGCCCATACCGCGCGGGGTGGATCCCATCGGCATCGCGTCGCTTTCGGACAACATCGTCGACGGCTGGCGCGGCGTCGGTCCCTACCGGGCCGAACTCGACGCGCTCGATGACGGGGATCGACGTGTCCTCGTCGCCGGACGGCAATCCATCGGCCTGTACGCGGCGGGACTCGGCGTCGCGCTCGGCTACCGCGTCGACTATGTCGACATCGATCCACACCGGCTGGCCGCAGCCGAAAAGCTGGGGGCCACAGTGCATGACATACCGAAACCGGACAAATCACTGGGCAGCTACCCGGTCACCGTCCACACCTCTGCCGACCCCGATGTGCTGGCAGCGACGCTACGCGGGACGTGGCCCGATGGCGTGTGTACCGACACCGGCATCTACTACCAGGGCGCGGTTGAGATGCCGTTGCTGTCGATGTACACGCGCGGGATCAGGTTCGTCACGGGCCGGGTCAACGCCCGTGCCGCCATTCCCCAGGTCATCGAACTACTACAGGCGGGGTGCGATGTCACTCCCGCGGTAGACCGCGTGGCGCCGTGGGATGCGGCGGCCGACGTCTGGCCCGTGATGACGGGCAAGACGGTTTTCATGCGTTAGCGCTCAGGCGATGTCGGCGACGAGGATCGCCATTTTCTTCGCTTGTGCGCGTGCCATGAACGGTAGGTCCTCGGCTCCTCCGCTACCCGCGGGCAGAATCCGCGGATTGACGATGTGGATCGTGCGCGAGCCGAAGAGCACATCGGCCTCGTTGGCGGCGAGCACATTCTTGACCCAGTCGGTCTTGCCGTGGCCGAGCGTGATCGCGAGGGTGTTGCCCTTACGGAAGGGGGTGACGACGGTTTCGTAGCTCTTGCCGGACTTGCGGCCGCGATGCTGGATCTTCGCGACGCCGGGCATGAACCGCGCGATCCGCTTGACCATCGGGTTCATGTATTTGATCTGCAGGCGCTCGAACGTGGGCGGATAGACCATGGGGACGCCCGGCGCGTTGTTGGGGTGATCCTTGGCGGACATGAATCTGGACACTACGTGACGATGAGAATCGAATCGAAGA
The sequence above is drawn from the Mycobacterium gallinarum genome and encodes:
- the nadC gene encoding carboxylating nicotinate-nucleotide diphosphorylase, which gives rise to MELTADELTEARKVIARGLEEDLRYGPDVTTLATVGADATTTASMVARQPGVIAGVDIALLVLDEVIGAGGYVVKHRVDDGERLDAGGVVLAVEAPTQGLLTAERTTLNLVCHLSGIATTTAQWVAAVAGTGAKIRDTRKTLPGLRALQKYAVRVGGGVNHRMGLGDAALIKDNHVAAAGSVVAALRAVRAAAPDLPCEVEVDSLEQLDEVFAENLGDQALVLLDNFPVWQTQIAVQRRDARSPATELESSGGLSLDTAAEYAGTGVDYLAVGALTHSVTVLDIGLDL
- a CDS encoding L-aspartate oxidase, whose amino-acid sequence is MTRRAACGGSGRLAGYWQQRADVVVIGTGVAGLCAALAAHRRGQKVMVLSKAGDTATFYAQGGIAVVLPEVLREEGDSVDAHVADTLAAGAGLCDPEAVRSIVADGYRAVRDLVEDGARFDEAAPGQWSLTREGGHSRRRIIHAGGDATGAEVQRALDVAAARLDIRRSHVALEILHEDGAVTGVLTLNDDGPGIIHTRSVILATGGLGHLYSATTNPDGSTGDGVALAMWAGLPVSDLEFIQFHPTMLFDGHAGGRRPLITEAVRGEGAVLVDSRGRSVTEGVHPMGDLAPRDIVAAAINARMTETGDPCVYLDARGIKSFKKRFPTVTAACRDAGIDPTRQAIPVVPGAHYSCGGVVTDVHGRTELAGLFAAGEVARTGMHGANRLASNSLLEGLVVGGRAGMAAAAHASDAGTTTAAAPESTTRRALPRGDLQRAMTRYAAVVRDDAGLRSLGHALETATPRKLNSRRDFEDVALTCTAGAVMTAALERTESRGCHHRADYPDADPTMARSLVPAVVCA
- a CDS encoding TetR/AcrR family transcriptional regulator, with translation MPRPDRSRTALVDAAAMLFRRQGYAATGVNQILETADVKAGSLYHHFPDGKQQLAAAVVDTAGTDIETRLRQFLSSGLPVSDIVDGWIDLMSSGLAMDRRDGCPIEPIATESVNASPLVREASSRAFHAWQMAIADRLRDDGWAEADANETALAVIALLEGALILSRIAGDSAALDAAKAGARTLLAR
- a CDS encoding alcohol dehydrogenase catalytic domain-containing protein; translation: MQQLVFEEMGAYAWRETAEPEIQAPEQAIVRPSVVACCDLDVAVAQGRLPMPPGHAIGHEGIGEVVAVGDAVQGVAPGDQVVIPFQISCGQCRECRRGVTGSCGAVPLMAMYGMAPLAGFDGGGFMADLVHVPYADAMLVPIPRGVDPIGIASLSDNIVDGWRGVGPYRAELDALDDGDRRVLVAGRQSIGLYAAGLGVALGYRVDYVDIDPHRLAAAEKLGATVHDIPKPDKSLGSYPVTVHTSADPDVLAATLRGTWPDGVCTDTGIYYQGAVEMPLLSMYTRGIRFVTGRVNARAAIPQVIELLQAGCDVTPAVDRVAPWDAAADVWPVMTGKTVFMR
- a CDS encoding nitroreductase family deazaflavin-dependent oxidoreductase, whose translation is MSAKDHPNNAPGVPMVYPPTFERLQIKYMNPMVKRIARFMPGVAKIQHRGRKSGKSYETVVTPFRKGNTLAITLGHGKTDWVKNVLAANEADVLFGSRTIHIVNPRILPAGSGGAEDLPFMARAQAKKMAILVADIA